One Marmota flaviventris isolate mMarFla1 chromosome 17, mMarFla1.hap1, whole genome shotgun sequence genomic window, GCTGGTGCAGGTGGGTCAGGTCTTGGGGAGCTGGGGACTCAGGGGGAAGGCCTTCCACCTGGGACCTTCCACAGCGAGTGGAGACCTGGTCCTGCTCCACCTGCCCTCAAGACAGCGGCCCCAGGGCACGAGGCAGGGCGTAGCACAGGCCTGGGTGAGGGCAGGGgctccctctcccaccccaggGAGGGGGTGACCTGGAACAGTGTCGTTTGGACCAAGACTTTCTAGTGGTGGCAGGTAGACTGTGATGACAGTCCCATCCTGGGCCCCCTGAATCCCCAGGCTCCTGGACAGGTTGTGCAGAGGGAACACTAGCAGACAGGGTCCATTTACCCACCCCAGAAGGCCAGGTCTGGCCGCAGGACGGGGCAGACGTGTGGTCCTCCCTGGCCTGGACAGGTACTCACCCAGTCCTGCAGGGGCCTTCACCAGGGCTGACCTGCAGGAGGGAGACAAGGGACCTGCCCTTGCACCTCGAGTGCCCTGCTGGAGCTTCGGAACCGATGGCCCCGGAGGTAAGCAAGCCAAGAGCAGGGCTGCCCAGCCTGACTGCCGACCCGCGGGCAGCGCGGTACCTGGGCGCAGCAGTTTAGGCCGATGATTTGGGGGGTTATCTGCTACACAGCACTCCTGTGGCAACGGAGAGCTGACAGGACTATCTGTGGGGTCTGGTTTCCAGAGGAGGGTTAGGAAGGACGGACCTGGTTAGCGCTACCCGTTTCCCTAGCGGACCAGGAGCCAACACAGACAGGCAACCCACTTTCCCCAGGAGCAAAACAGATGAGAAGTCCACCCCCCAGGCCCCCCGTGGCTGGACTGCAGTGGTTAACAGCTCAGGATCTGCACACTGGGGGCTGCAGTATGTTCTCCCCCAAAGGCTCTTGGAACAGAGGGACCGGGAACTTGTAAGTGCCTTGAAGAGGACTTGGGCttatggagggaaaaaaagctGAGAAGGGTTAGGGAGCTGGTGTCTTTCTAAGACTGGCACTGTCCAGCAGTGCCCGCCCTTCAGCAAGGAGCTGTGGGCGGGAGGCAGCTCTGGGTCTGCGCTTCACAGAGGCACCCAACTCCTGGCGCCCATCACATAAGACATGGCTCTCCTGCAACGGCTGGGAGCTTCTGGTCACAGCCCATGTGCCCCGTTCTGTCCCAGGAGGGGCAGCCGAGACCCAGCCCTCGGAGGATGGAGCACAGGGGAAGAACTTGTCCCCACCCACCCCGCGGAGAGCCCGAATGCTCTTTGACTGCGGCTGCTCTTGGTCCACACTCACAGCAGGGACCACGGGTCCTGCAGCGGGTCAAGAGGCTTCTGCTACTTCAGGTGCCTTGTCTTGGCTTTCTGTTAGTACACTcccaccgccctgaggaagggatCCTCTTCAGAGGACCTTGCAGGcacacgcacgtgcacacacacatacacacacacctgccaACCCGTTCAGCCCCCAGATGGCTGCTGGATCTGGTGAGACTGACTGTGAACAGTGCCAGCAGTCCTCAGGGGAAGACCCCAGCTTAGGGGCAGGTGTCCGACCCTGGTCCACCAGGCTCTGGCTCCGGCTCAGTCGGGCCCTTCCTCCCCATAGCCAGGATGCACAGCACTTAGGCAGCTGGCGCGAGAGACCCAGGTTGGACACTTGTTCTAAAATCGGAGGGCTTCCTGGCAGATGCCCTCAGACCAGCTCTGCAGCTGTGGCTGGGAAGGGGGAGGAGTGTGTCCAGCTCACTTGGAGAAGCCCGACGAGAAAGCGTCCAGTGTGCAGAGGCCTCTGGGCCTGCATGGGCCCCGCTGCCAGCACCCTTGGCACTGGGGTGGAAGcctcctcctgtccctgctgTCCCCTTTTCCAGGCAATGAGGAATTTCTGGGCTGTGCAGAATTCCCCCAGGCAGCCGGCGTGAGGCAGCTGCCCGGTCCCAGCTTCCGGAGCCGCCTGTCCTCTGGGAGGGTGGCAGGCCTTGCTGCTGTCATTTCCAGGCTCTGGCTGTTATTGGGGAAAAGGGCTCTTCATTTCGCCCACAGCCATCTTCCTTACACTTCTGCCATCCgtccccccgcccctcccccacgcCCAGGACCTCCTGCAAGGTCCCCTCAACCTGTCCAGTGCAGGGAGTCCCACCTATCTGCGGAAGCCAAAGCCTTCCCGAGGTGTCTTCGGGCCCCTCTTGCCTTCTCTTGGAGCTGGGGGTGAAGGCATCTCCACCGTGCCCCCGTAGGGACAGCCCTCGGAGCCTGGGTGGTGGCCGGCACACTCCACAGCGGGCATGTACCCACTGTCCCACATTCCCGTCCCACAGAGCTTGCATAGCTCATGCAGGCTGCAGGGGATCCGCGGCAAGAGGCGGAACTGGTACAGCAAGCTCCTGGCCTGCAGAGAGAGAGGATGGGGTCAGGGGACAGCCTGGTGGCCTGGGATCCCCATGGGAAGTTGAAGAATGACGTGGCCAGGGCCAATGCCTGTGGGCTCTGCCCACCGGCTCCCACCTAGCACCACACAGTGGTCTGGGTCTGCCACGGCTGCTGGAGACTCTGGCAGGGCTCACAGCCGCAAGCTGTGAGGAGGCCCTCCGATTTCAGAGCTCCCAAGCTGCCCAGTGAGGGAGAGCAAGGCCAaggctgcccagccctgcccagcccagcctgcCATGTTTGGCAGGACCCCTCTCTGACTCAGCTCGGCCCCACCTTCTGGGCCACCAGGGTGCCCTGGAGCTCTGCCCAGCAGCACTTCAGCAGGAGACTGGAGGGGGGAAGGAGGGCAGAAGTTCAATGAAGTCCCCTTTATTCCAGTTGACCTTGGGTGGGAgcagcccctccccaggcccagcctcccgTTTCTCTAGCTCTGGGCTGGAAGTAAGACTCCCCAAGGTGGGGACCCCACGATGGTGCCCCTGAGAGCATGGAGACAGCCACGGGGACACATGACCTAGCTGGGGTGGCTACAGCAGGTACCCACCCCTGGGCCTTGGTGGTAGGGCCCAGCGCTGCAGGTGCAGATGGGCAGTGGGGTGGGACTCCAAGTGCAGGGCAGGCTCTGTGCAGGCAGGGGCGGGGCTCTTGCTACAAGGGGCGGAGCTTCAAGAGCCAGGGAGGGAAGGGCTCACCTTCCTGAGCACCAGCTCTCCGTTCATGTGCATGGCCAGGTTTCCAAAGTGCAGGAGCATCTGGTCAGTGGCCAGCTGCTGCTCGATGACGTCGTCCCCGTAGATGGCCACGATGGCCACACAGATGAAAAGGTGGAAATAATCCGTCTGGGGGAGAAAGCAGAACTCTGACGGGCCCTGACTGGCCTGCCTGAAGGACAGGCCTCGTGCAGGGGGCAGAGGGGCTCCAGGGGGAGGGCGTCTGCACTGGGGGCCTGTTTGTGGGTTGTGGGGGTCTTGGCAAGCTGTGCAGGGGCCTTCatcctcagtttccccacatgCAAGTCAGGTCTGTCGGCCGCCACACTCCTGGGCTGCTGCAGGACCCAGAGCAGCGACGCTTGTGCCGGGCAGCCATGACTGTCAGTCTCTGGGTGGGCTTTCTGTGTGACATCCGTGATGGGGCAAAGAACCCTTCTTCCAAAGCCTGGACCCCAGAGCTCACTGTGACGTCCTATCCACAAACGTCCTGAGAGGGGCTGTGCACAGGCTGGGTCAGGGTCCTCCCCAGGTGCAAGCCAACCAACGGGCTGGTCTGCCCTGCTGCGGGCGTCCCAAGGCGCGCCCCAGAGACTGCGCTCCACTGCAGTCTGAGAAGCAGGTCCCAGGAGAGCAGTCCCTGGGACCTCTTGGAACACTGACCCGATCTCGATGTCCCAGCCCTCCTCTTGGAGGCCCACAGAGGGCCCCACTGCCCTCCTTTAAGGCAACCTGTCCTGGCTGGGACCATCCTGTGAGTGCTCCTGCCTGGGCACCTCAAGGAACCCCACCTTTGACACAGTGGCTCATTGAGACACAGGACGGACGGGAGCAGCAGAAACTGCATGCGAGTCCCCTGACGCTGGTCACAGTTCCCCACAGAACCATCCCCAACCGGGCTGCTGGAGTGCTGTGCGTGGGCACAGGCCACAGCAGCAAACCTCACCCGGGCCTGCTCTGGGAGACGCCGCGCCCTGGGCCGCCCGGCCTCTTCCTCAGAGCTCCCTGCAGTGGTCTTGTTTTGGTTCGGGCTGGCCCTCTGGCAGCCACTCTGACTTTGGCTGGGGTGAGAGTCCCAGGAAGTGGACACCCAGCTTTGCTGGAGGAATGTGGGGAGTGGAAGGTGGAGCCTGGTCCACATGGGCTGGACGGTGGCACAGAGGGTCTCAGCTCTTGGGACAAGGTGTGGGGCAGGCCAGCCCACCGCACACTGCAGGGAAATGGGTGAGACTGTCCCCCAGGGGGACACTCAGGAATTAAAGGCATTGTCCGGCAGTGACCCCTGCCAGAGCTCACTCCTGGCTAATTAGCCTCCTCCACCCCTCCTGCCCAGCTAACCAGGGATTGTTCCAAAAGTGGCTACATTTACCCCAAGTCTGAAAGCCCTGTGGACTTGCTTTGTGGGCTTTAAACAAATTGGCAGTCGGCTGGGGTGTGCAAACAGGCCAGGTCCCTGTCATCGCCACTGAGCTCATCAGACCTGGGACACAGTACAGTGGTAAGAATCGGCCCTCTTCAGTGAGTGATGCTGAGGTCACTTGTAACACAAGGTAAAGGGCAGGGTGGGGTTTGCAGGCCGTCCACGGTGCGCTTCCCCTTACTAGTGCAGGTGCTCCGTCCTGAGCTCTGCGTCTGCTCGTCCACCCATGTGGGCCAGGCACGCAGACCGGGGGTGGGCCGTGAGGAAGGTATAGACAGCTGGTGGCCCAACCTAGGTGTCTTCAGACTCCCGTGTGACCCCCCCCACCCGTGATGCCACTCAGGATGGGAACTGCTATTGCCACGTCTGGGGGTAGGTGGTATCCACCTCTCTCTGCTAGCTGCCCTGGACATCAGAGCTTGCGCCTCAGCAGAGGGCCGTCGCTCCTGAATGCATCCCAGTACTTCTGTAAAGGCTGGTGAATGCAGAGACTCTCCCATCCTCTCGCATCACCCATCTGTCCCTAACTCAGGCGCTAAAGCCACGTGACAGACTCCACCCTGTACTCAGAGGACAGTTGGTGGAGGAGATGCTGGTGATGGGGACAGCAAGTGGAGGCTGGGACATACCATCAGGGCTCTCGGGGGGTTGCTGGGGAAGCAGAGCCCCCCTTTCCCTGGGCCTGAACCTGTGGCTGAGCAGTCCCAGGGGGCGGGGTGGGACAGTGCTGTCCCAGCATGTGGGCACCAGCATCCTGGGCTGCGTGGGTTTCAGTTCCTGGTAGGGGCCTGCAACCAGGCCCAGGACTAGGGAGCAGTGGGGCGTGGGGCGAGGCGGGGGAGCCCCCACCCTGCCAGGCGTGGGTGGCCACTCACCTGGTAGTGGGCCCAGCAGGCCTCCCAGATGCGCAAGGCCTCGGCCTCGGGGAACTCCCGCTTGAAGCAGAGCAGGAGCCAGCGGTGGCAGAAGAGCATCTGCAGTCCGTCCTCGCCCAGCGCGGCCAGGTGCTGGTAGAAGCGCGGGTGGGTCAGCCGCAGCAGCTCCCGCAGGTACAGCTGGGGGCGAGGCAGGAGCATGAGCCCGCCCCACCCTGCCCCGAAGCCCCTCCTCAGCCACCCCAACCTCAGTCTCTGCAGGACACCAGTGTCTGCGGTCTGCTTAGTTCTTTCCGGCACTGGAATTGTGTTCGCGCCCGTCTTCGTCAGCTTCTCCCAGACTTCAGACTGCCCTGGGCGGAGGCCCTGGCGTGGCCCCAGACAAGGAATGGCATGGCACCCTGTGGGCCTGGGAGCTGTCTCTGGGGGAACCATCTAGCCCCAGCCACGCTTAAGATCACCCCGTGACATGGGACCAGGTCAAGGCTGTTTCTCTGACCCAGGACTCGGCCGACTTCACTGACGCCACGGGAAAATCAATCTCCAGGAGCTAATGGGTCCCCTGGCCCTGTGCTGCCCTGAGCCATCAGGGAGAGTGGCGTCAGACCCCGTGACTGCCTCCCAGGCTCCGCGGAGGCCTGACATCACAGGGGTGCAGGACTGTGCAGACCCAGCAGGCCTGGCAGGGGTCAGCTGCACTCTCGAGGGGATCTTGGTGGCCCGCACATGCCCTCCCCACACAAGTGGCCCATTGTTCTGCTGGAGAGGGCAGCTGGGGCTGTGGAGTGTAGGAGCCGAGTCCATCTCCACTCAGTGGCCCACAGCAGGGTCAAGGCCATGTGTATGTGACGCCCCAGCTGCCCCGGCCTCACACCCTCCTGGCTGCGCTCCTCAATCCCATCGCACCTCAGAGGCCCCTGCACGGCTGACCTGTAGGACGTGCTCCTTGGCCCACTTCAGCTCTGGGCTTCAGGAGCACATCATGTCCAGTGAGACCCGACCACTCAGCACAACTGTCCAGCTGAGCCTCCGGACACTGAGGGCCAGACTCCTGTGGGTGGAGATGACCCAGCCCAGGGGACCTGGGACACCTGCCTTCCTCCCTATCACAGGTCTTTTCTGTGTCCCCACATCCCATCCCTGGAGCCCAGTACTGTCTGCTCCATCTGTGGGCTTCCAGGCGGAGCTCCCTCCTGGACTGAGCACGAGAGGGCAGCCAGCAGGTTCCTGGTCCACACTGGTGATGGGCAGTGAGAATGGCAGTTGGGAGCCCTAACTTGCCATGGGCTGCACACCCACCCGCCGGACCCTGTCTGACCCAGCTTGactcccccactccccaccactCAGTGCTTCTGGTCTATACCAGGCCAGTCCTTTTCAGGAGGCCTTGGGGTTGGGGGACGTGCCAGCTGGGCCCCAGGAAAGGCCTGCTGTCCTGGGGTGAGAACTGCTGCTGGTTCTCAGGGTGGCACAAGGAGCCCTCCTGTCCCCAGCGCACCCAGGAGCCAGGGCTATGTGGTAGCAGCCGGGAGCCTGTCCGTGCAGCACAgggcctccctcccctgccctgcccgcCGGGCTGTGTTGTCACATGCAGGAAGGGGACACTCCCCACAGCCCGCCCTGGACCTGCAGCCCTGGGAGCAGCATCTCTCCTGGAGGCCGTGGCCCTCTTTGGAGGCCCAGGGCCAAGTTGCCCATGTCCTAGCAGCAGCACCATCTGGCTTTCTGCTGCCCACCGACCCGTAACAGCAAAGCCACACATCACTGCCGAGACCCCTGGCAGCAAGAGGAGGTGGCAGTGTGCTCTCCAGCGCGCCCGGTGCAGGCTCACACACGCACACGTAGAGCCCCGAGCCTCACCAGCTGTTTCTCCATGTCCTCGTCCCGAGGAGAGCTGACGAAGATTGTATTCTGCATCAAACCCACGAAGCACCAGAAGGTGTCTGACTCGTCCTGGACCTCGGTCAGGAGGGGTGCCACCAGGTCCGACATGCCCTGGGAGTAGCCAATGGCCGGGTTGTACACAGCGTAGTTCAGCAGGATCCTCCTGGCGAGGCAGCAGAGGGCAGGGTGGGCATGACCCATGCTGCCCCCACCCTTACTGTTTCCTGCTGCCCAGGCTGGAGACCCTGCTGCGCAGGCCTCCCCTTCACCTTGACCTCGGGAGGCAGTGTCTGGTGCAGGCCCTGGCAGCTCTGCGGCAACCTCAAGGGCTGAGCCTTGGACCACGACCAAACGGTCCTCGCTTTGCAAGAGGTAATGGCCTGAGTGAGCTGCTCAccaggcccagagcccagagcagggggtGAGGAAGAATGTGGGTCTGATTTCCCTAATGCTTGAGTGCCTGTGACCAAAGGTGGGCTGGCAGACACGTTTTTATGGGCTGTTAATTGTGTGCAATTATTTGCCAGGCTGCAGCAGAATGTCCAAGATGCCAGCCTCTGGCTCTATGTAGCTTTATCACAGGAGGACCACCCATCAGGAGGTGGAGGGGACGTGGGGAAAAGCCTGTCTGTGGTGGGCGGGTGGGAGCCAGGCATGAGCAGGTTTGGGGGTGCCCAGGGATTGGAGGCTCTGCTGGCACCCTGAGTGGATCCTGGGCTTCCTTGGGATGCTGTGGCTGTGGGTTTTCTGCTGAAGCAGCCCATGAATCTTTTGCTTGGGACCTTGACTTCATGAACCCTACAGAAAGCCTCTTCTGGTCGTGTCCCCTGTTCAGAGAtcagctgaggctcagagaacagGGGGGGCCACCATTTGCAGATAAGGGAGGGCTGGACGGGGCCTTGGCCTGCCCAGGAGCCAGGTACCTCATGCTCTCCACGTTCGGATTGTCTTCCCCACGGAAGAACTCGTTGCTCCGATCTGTCCGAACCACGTCTTTGTCCACGGTGAACTGCACGTTACGCCAGAATGCTCCCCGCTCCTCAGGAGTCATGGAGAGCCTGGGGCAGGGGTGAGTAGTAGATGGGGTCCAGCAGCCCATGTGCCCCAGTCAGGCCTCCCCTCCATCCTGctgcagggagggctgggttgctTTGGGCAGTAAACCCTGTAGCTCCGGCAGTCATGGGTGGTGGCACGTCCAAAGCTTTCCCCTTGGTGGGTTCTAGCCCCCAGAGGGAGCTGAGCACAACCCACAGGGAACAGGGCTtcgcccaggcccagccccacaGGGGAGCTGACAGCAGTCCCAGGGGCAACAGAGCCCAAGCTCTGGCTTTGTTCCCTGCAGGCGCTGCTCCAACCAGCCAGCAGCTGGGGTCACCAGCACCCATTCAGACTGTTGAAGGAGAGCTGGGACATCTTGACCTGAGAGCTCACGTCTGCACTTCCCACCAGGTCCTCAGCTTGGGAGACCCATGTTTGAAAGGAGGCACACTGTGCCTGCCTAATGGCACCTCAACTGCCTCCAAAGGACATGGGCGGGGCGGCAGTCACCTCTTCTGCTGGATTTCCAGGTATTCCTTCCTCTTCTGCACCCGCAGCGCCTCCCGCTCCTCCGACGTGGACTCGTGGCTGTAATAGCGCAGCAGGAAGGGCCAGACCTCCCCGCGGATTGACACATCAATGCCGCCGAAGAAAATGGCCTGGAGGAAACGGCCAAAGTTGGGGGGGGTGGCGTGCAAGAGGGCAGCTCAAAGAACCCCAAATCCCCAGGGAAGGGTGTTCTGGTGGCTCCCCGGCAATTTGCACATGTTCACCAGGGGACAGCGCGGGCCCTGCGTTCCCATACAGGACACAAACCCGCTCATTTCAATGTCAATGCCCCCCCGGGGTGCGCTCCAATTGACGTGCGGTTCTCACGTCGCGGCCTAATCCCCGGGTTTGGAAAGGCCGCCTTTCAGCGCGCGGCCCTCAGTGCAGGCTGACACGGATCCCGGCCGCTCGGATTGTTCCTGCGCCTCGGCTTTGATCGCTTGGCCGCGCACTGGCCGCGAACCTCGCTCGGGGCGGACCCGGAGgcgcgcccgcccgcccgccctccCGCCCTCCGGCGCCGCCGCGCTCACCTGGCGCTGCCCTCCCCGCGCCGCCCTCACCTGGCGCAGCTTGTACATCTCCTCCACCTGGCCCAGCTCGTTCAGGTGCTGCAGCCAGGCGGGCACGTCCAGCCGGCGGTACAGGCTCTCCTCGGGGTGCGCCTCGCAGGACGGCAGCTTGGGCCGCCGGATGGAGAACTGCACGCACGTCCTCTCGCTGGCGACCTGCTGGACGGGAGGGAAACTGGGCAAAGATAAGGGTCTCCAGGCGGCTTTGGAGGCCAGCGAGGCGGTTCCCAGGATTTAAAAGGCTCTCTGTTCTGGGCGAGGGGGAGCGCTGCCCGGCACACAGGCCCCTAAATGGCAAGTGTAATTAGACGCGATTAAAATGGAAATACCTTCGCCCTGCACCCGGTCCCTGTGCTGCCCCCGGTCCCTGTGCTGCCCCCGGCTCCCTGTGCTCCGAGAGCGGAATGAATGCGCGGCCGCCTCGCTCCCCTCCGCGGAGGCCGCGATAAATCACATGTGATTGGCCACATACAAAGGCCGCGCTGTTCCGCGCGGGGCCGGCCTGTCGGACCGTCTCAGCGCAGCCCGGAATCCAGGCGAAACTGCAGCTGACATTTAATTCAGAAATCAAAGGTTGTTCAATGCGGGGGAAACCGCCCAGCGCCGGCCTCGGAGCCAGCGGGAGGCTCTGTGGGAAGGAGGCTCTAGAGTCAGCCCCGTTTCTAATAAGCACATGCGGTACCTTAAACAGATAATTAAAGGGCTCTCATTACAGTCCTATGTAGATGGAGCAAAATATGGCAGGCGTCTTGTCAAAACATGATGTCTCAAGTGCAGAGCGCTGACTTTCAAAAAGCCCGGGCACTGACTGCTTCAAGCCCCAAGTGCAGTGCTGTCACCAGCCAGCCACCACAGACGGCCCCAGGCCACCAGGGGCCACACCCTGGGAGTCCGAGGGCCGGCAGCAGGGTGCACTGGGGAAGGTCTGGGCCCTCGGGAGGGCAGGGAGGGTCCAGTGGCGGCCCCTAGCGTGTGGGGCCTGTGGGGCAGGCTGGCCGGCTACCTGGTCCTCGAGGTGGGACTCGGTGCAGAACTTCCACTGCTGGAACACCTCGCACAGCTTGTCCAGGCCACCGTGGTGGAAGTGCAGCACCTTGTACTGGCTCTCTCGGCTGGCCACGACCAGCTGGCCACTGGTGCAGGCCTCGTCACTGAAGGGACATGGGGCGGGGATAGAAAGCCCGATGAATATGCAAACGCTGGTTTTCATTTCCAAGTATAATCAGGCAGTCGCTGGTGTCCTGCGGCAGGTGGAGGGCATCAGCCACACCCAGCAAACCCAGGAACCTGGGCCCCCCCCAAGGCAGAACAGCCCCTCCTGGGCAGCCTGCTCGAAGGGTGTCCTGCCTGGCCACATGGTCCCGTCTGTCCAGGGGCCTGGGGTGGACACCTGTGCAGCCTGCTGGGGGACACTGAGAGGCTTCCTCTGGGGGAACCCCAGACACTGGCCACACCCATCAGTGTCCCAGCTCACCTGGCCACCCTCAGATAAAGGCTGGGGCACGCTCTGGTTGCGGGGCCCTCCGGGACAAGCGTGCTGCTCTCTGCACAGCCTCTCACTGGTGCTGCGTGGCAGCCGTAGGGGCTGCAGGCAGGCGGCCAGGGACCCTCGGACCCACCAGAAGGAAAGGGCAGCTCTGTCAAGAAGGCTGCATCCCCCATGCTGCCCTTGAGGCAGAGCCAGGTGGAGAGGACAGTGACGGCCACTCTGCACAGCGcctttgcttggtctcttctctAGGCCAGAGTCTGAGTGACGGCTACCTTCCCCCTCCCCAAGGGCAGAGTTAGCCAGGGCCAGAAGGGCTGGGACAGCCCAGCCCCCAGGAGGCGTCCAACGGGTCCTCACCTGAAGAAAAGCCGCAGGGAGCGCATGTGGCCCAGGTCCACGCGGAACACGCCGCAGATCTGCTCCGGGGCACAGCCCCGCTGAGCCTCGTCCCAGCGCGAGGTCTGTAGGAGGCCATTGCTGTCCAGGAAGCGCAGGGTGGTGTCCGAGCTGGAGGGGGAGCTGGCAGAGCAGGCC contains:
- the Tbc1d16 gene encoding TBC1 domain family member 16 isoform X1; this encodes MSLGRLLRRASSKASDFLTLTPGGSGGSPSVLDGEIIYSKNNVCVHPPEGLQGLGEHHPGYLCLCMEKDELLGATLILAWVPNSRIQRQDEEALRYITPESSPVRKVPRHRRRRIPSSGAPHQPSPTEPRPSLMPKDEDILVVAQSIQEAVHISASPEDGEKLALDAGADGPLPASQAAHRDSGVLSTVGSQDGAEEGREPRPEAGEEEGSWELSADGVSRDSSFDSDSDAFSSPFCLSPISAALTEGSSSALMDSEGSSPSSSDTTLRFLDSNGLLQTSRWDEAQRGCAPEQICGVFRVDLGHMRSLRLFFSDEACTSGQLVVASRESQYKVLHFHHGGLDKLCEVFQQWKFCTESHLEDQQVASERTCVQFSIRRPKLPSCEAHPEESLYRRLDVPAWLQHLNELGQVEEMYKLRQAIFFGGIDVSIRGEVWPFLLRYYSHESTSEEREALRVQKRKEYLEIQQKRLSMTPEERGAFWRNVQFTVDKDVVRTDRSNEFFRGEDNPNVESMRRILLNYAVYNPAIGYSQGMSDLVAPLLTEVQDESDTFWCFVGLMQNTIFVSSPRDEDMEKQLLYLRELLRLTHPRFYQHLAALGEDGLQMLFCHRWLLLCFKREFPEAEALRIWEACWAHYQTDYFHLFICVAIVAIYGDDVIEQQLATDQMLLHFGNLAMHMNGELVLRKARSLLYQFRLLPRIPCSLHELCKLCGTGMWDSGYMPAVECAGHHPGSEGCPYGGTVEMPSPPAPREGKRGPKTPREGFGFRR
- the Tbc1d16 gene encoding TBC1 domain family member 16 isoform X2 — its product is MSLGRLLRRASSKASDFLTLTPGGSGGSPSVLDGEIIYSKNNVCVHPPEGLQGLGEHHPGYLCLCMEKDELLGATLILAWVPNSRIQRQDEEALRYITPESSPVRKVPRHRRRRIPSSGAPHQPSPTEPRPSLMPKDEDILVVAQSIQEAVHISASPEDGEKLALDAGADGPLPASQAAHRDSGVLSTVGSQDGAEEGREPRPEAGEEEGSWELSADGVSRDSSFDSDSDAFSSPFCLSPISAALTEGSSSALMDSEGSSPSSSDTTLRFLDSNGLLQTSRWDEAQRGCAPEQICGVFRVDLGHMRSLRLFFSDEACTSGQLVVASRESQYKVLHFHHGGLDKLCEVFQQWKFCTESHLEDQVASERTCVQFSIRRPKLPSCEAHPEESLYRRLDVPAWLQHLNELGQVEEMYKLRQAIFFGGIDVSIRGEVWPFLLRYYSHESTSEEREALRVQKRKEYLEIQQKRLSMTPEERGAFWRNVQFTVDKDVVRTDRSNEFFRGEDNPNVESMRRILLNYAVYNPAIGYSQGMSDLVAPLLTEVQDESDTFWCFVGLMQNTIFVSSPRDEDMEKQLLYLRELLRLTHPRFYQHLAALGEDGLQMLFCHRWLLLCFKREFPEAEALRIWEACWAHYQTDYFHLFICVAIVAIYGDDVIEQQLATDQMLLHFGNLAMHMNGELVLRKARSLLYQFRLLPRIPCSLHELCKLCGTGMWDSGYMPAVECAGHHPGSEGCPYGGTVEMPSPPAPREGKRGPKTPREGFGFRR
- the Tbc1d16 gene encoding TBC1 domain family member 16 isoform X3; its protein translation is MSLGRLLRRASSKASDFLTLTPGGSGGSPSVLDGEIIYSKNNVCVHPPEGLQGLGEHHPGYLCLCMEKDELLGATLILAWVPNSRIQRQDEEALRYITPESSPVRKVPRHRRRRIPSSGAPHQPSPTEPRPSLMPKDEDILVVAQSIQEAVHISASPEDGEKLALDAGADGPLPASQAAHRDSGVLSTVGSQDGAEEGREPRPEAGEEEGSWELSADGVSRDSSFDSDSDAFSSPFCLSPISAALTEGSSSALMDSEGSSPSSSDTTLRFLDSNGLLQTSRWDEAQRGCAPEQICGVFRVDLGHMRSLRLFFSDEACTSGQLVVASRESQYKVLHFHHGGLDKLCEVFQQWKFCTESHLEDQQVASERTCVQFSIRRPKLPSCEAHPEESLYRRLDVPAWLQHLNELGQVEEMYKLRQVWPFLLRYYSHESTSEEREALRVQKRKEYLEIQQKRLSMTPEERGAFWRNVQFTVDKDVVRTDRSNEFFRGEDNPNVESMRRILLNYAVYNPAIGYSQGMSDLVAPLLTEVQDESDTFWCFVGLMQNTIFVSSPRDEDMEKQLLYLRELLRLTHPRFYQHLAALGEDGLQMLFCHRWLLLCFKREFPEAEALRIWEACWAHYQTDYFHLFICVAIVAIYGDDVIEQQLATDQMLLHFGNLAMHMNGELVLRKARSLLYQFRLLPRIPCSLHELCKLCGTGMWDSGYMPAVECAGHHPGSEGCPYGGTVEMPSPPAPREGKRGPKTPREGFGFRR
- the Tbc1d16 gene encoding TBC1 domain family member 16 isoform X4, with product MASYRPRAGTRLSGAVPRSRSAACSAWTWATCAPCGFSSVTRPAPVASWSWPAERASTRCCTSTTVAWTSCARCSSSGSSAPSPTSRTSFPPVQQVASERTCVQFSIRRPKLPSCEAHPEESLYRRLDVPAWLQHLNELGQVEEMYKLRQAIFFGGIDVSIRGEVWPFLLRYYSHESTSEEREALRVQKRKEYLEIQQKRLSMTPEERGAFWRNVQFTVDKDVVRTDRSNEFFRGEDNPNVESMRRILLNYAVYNPAIGYSQGMSDLVAPLLTEVQDESDTFWCFVGLMQNTIFVSSPRDEDMEKQLLYLRELLRLTHPRFYQHLAALGEDGLQMLFCHRWLLLCFKREFPEAEALRIWEACWAHYQTDYFHLFICVAIVAIYGDDVIEQQLATDQMLLHFGNLAMHMNGELVLRKARSLLYQFRLLPRIPCSLHELCKLCGTGMWDSGYMPAVECAGHHPGSEGCPYGGTVEMPSPPAPREGKRGPKTPREGFGFRR